The genomic region GGGCCGCTCCGCGTGGCACCAGTCGGTCTCCTTCACCAGCGCCGGGCACGCGCCCCGGTACATGCACGGCGCGCGCACCGCGTAGCCGCGCTCCACCATGGCGTCGCGCACGTGCAGCAGCCCCCGGCTCGTCTCGCGCAGCGCGGGCTCCATGACGAGCAGGCTGCCGCCGCGCTTCACCTTCGCCAGCGCGGCCTCCAGCAGCGCCGCGCGCGGGGCCGTGGCGGACTCGCCGGTGCCGTACAGCTCGTTGATGACGTGGCCCATCGTAATCAGGTCGAAGTTGCCCTCCGGCAGGGCGGCGCCCTTCTTCGTCGGGTCCCAGTCGCGCGTGGCCAGCGCCTCGCCGGCCTCGGTGGCCAGGCTGCGCGCCAGGTTGAGGGCGGCCTTGCTGCGGTCCGCGGCCGTCACCTCGCCCGCGCCCGCGTCCATGGCGGCGAATGCCACCGGGCCCGGGCCGCTGCCCAGGTCGAGCACCTGCCGGGGGCGGTTGGGCAGCTCGCCCAGCACCTGCCGCGCCTGCGCATAGGACACGGGCCAGTAGAAGAGCAGGTAGGCGCCCAGCAGGCGCGGGTCGTCCATGTACCGCGCGCCGGCGAGCTGCCGCTCCCGCGTGAGGCCGAGGGAGAGCTGCCGGACGCCCGCGCCCACCTCCTTCACCTCCTGGGGGGTGAGGCGTGTCTCGGGCCCGTCGCCCTTGCCGCGCGAGGCTCGCCACACGGCGATGAGCCTCGGCATCCACCGCTCCAGGTCCTTGCTGTACGCGTTGCTCATCCGGCCAAACCTTCGACTGTGGGGCCGCCTCCCGGGGGCGGCCACGTCAACCCGTTGTCATCCCGCCAAGGCTTCGACTGCGAGGTCGCCACCCGGGAGCGACCGCGTTAAACCCTGGCCTACATGATTTCCGTCCGCGGCCTGCGCAAGCACTACAAAGTCCACAAGCGCCCGCCGGGCCTGAAGGCGGCCCTTCGCTCGCTCGTCCACCGGACCTACACCACTGCGAAGGCCGTGGACGGTATTTCGTTCGACATCCGTCCCGGCGAGCGCGTGGGCTTCCTGGGCCCCAACGGCGCCGGGAAGACGACGACGCTCAAGGGCCGGGTGGTGACGCACGAGGCGGGCACCGCGGTGCTCCAGGTGCCGCAGGAGGCCGTGAATGCCACCATCTCCCGCGCGCTGGCGGGGCTGCCGGTGACGGACCTCACGGTGGAGAACGCGCCGCTGGAGGAGGTCATGAGCGAGCTGTTCGCGGAGAACAAGGCGCGCCGGGTGGCGGCCGCCGGGGCCACCGCGGGAGCGCCGGTGCCGGCATGAGCCTGCGCACCACGCTGCGTGCCATGCCCACGCTGCTGCGGGTGGGCTTCGCCGAGGCGGTGGCCTACCGCGCGGAGATGCTCATCTGGGTGCTGTCCACGACCATGCCGCTGGTCAACATGGTGCTCTGGATGGCGGTGGCGCGCACCGCGCCGGTGGGCCGCTTCGGGCAGGCGGACTTCGTGGGCTACTTCCTGGCCACCTTCGCGGTGCGCCAGCTCACCAGCTCCTGGGCCGCGTGGCTCATCAACTGGGAGGTGCGGCAGGGGACGCTGGCCATGCGCCTGTTGCGT from Pyxidicoccus trucidator harbors:
- a CDS encoding small ribosomal subunit Rsm22 family protein → MSNAYSKDLERWMPRLIAVWRASRGKGDGPETRLTPQEVKEVGAGVRQLSLGLTRERQLAGARYMDDPRLLGAYLLFYWPVSYAQARQVLGELPNRPRQVLDLGSGPGPVAFAAMDAGAGEVTAADRSKAALNLARSLATEAGEALATRDWDPTKKGAALPEGNFDLITMGHVINELYGTGESATAPRAALLEAALAKVKRGGSLLVMEPALRETSRGLLHVRDAMVERGYAVRAPCMYRGACPALVKETDWCHAERPWPMPKVVEELARAASLHKEALKMSYLVLAPKGEAWPELTPGRLFRIVSEPLEGKGRKRYIGCGPEGRVGLAMQERHRNERNERFMQLNRGDVISVTETEPKGDGLALDDRTEVRVVAPAGKGVPPPPPKEDAQSGPGSGPSPGAPS
- a CDS encoding ATP-binding cassette domain-containing protein, producing the protein MISVRGLRKHYKVHKRPPGLKAALRSLVHRTYTTAKAVDGISFDIRPGERVGFLGPNGAGKTTTLKGRVVTHEAGTAVLQVPQEAVNATISRALAGLPVTDLTVENAPLEEVMSELFAENKARRVAAAGATAGAPVPA